A genomic window from Triticum aestivum cultivar Chinese Spring unplaced genomic scaffold, IWGSC CS RefSeq v2.1 scaffold27977, whole genome shotgun sequence includes:
- the LOC123172972 gene encoding uncharacterized protein → MAMAMFTIAAHVLRRLPAMSAARSCPAHNQGRRFLTTNKVHGLFINYIDHCRPHLFARPSPNSMVDPMLDFLPDDNDRRWWWSILDHSNGLLLCNMGPGELCVLNPATRRWTILPWPRQAPAALDPAVPGEPPSLDPSSVDKDNDLRHLMELESPRTSWALMRILRVPPRHDLCAGVYLAFDPAVSPHYELLTIPAIPGAPNKLAFRAAKGRSSNDNDKSRLMESEWPPTIWRLNMYSSRTGQWEERDFVRQGEPAGTVGDMLKDRAELSWGPRQRYAVYYQGALYVHCRGSFVLRLSLSNGIYQVIRTPSYGEGKIFGKPYLGRSEKGVYFGIIEESQLRVWILSELSEQRMEWILKYEHDLAQYALHLGKFERQMDAPWMVHDVSDTHHEAAHVGAKTSGKVRFDWDSDNDDFFTVKFDPNEDPNFFDILGFHPCKGLSESNV, encoded by the exons atggccatggccatgtTCACGATAGCCGCCCACGTCCTCCGCCGCCTGCCTGCGATGAGCGCGGCCCGGTCGTGTCCGGCGCACAACCAAGGCCGCAGGTTTCTCACTACGAACAAGGTGCACGGCCTCTTCATCAACTACATCGACCACTGCCGGCCGCACCTCTTCGCCCGCCCCTCCCCCAACTCCATGGTCGACCCCATGCTTGACTTCCTGCCCGACGACAACGATCGGCGCTGGTGGTGGTCGATCCTGGACCACAGCAACGGCCTCCTCCTCTGCAACATGGGACCGGGCGAGCTCTGCGTGCTTAACCCGGCAACGAGGCGGTGGACAATTCTACCCTGGCCCCGGCAGGCACCGGCTGCGCTTGATCCTGCAGTGCCTGGGGAGCCACCGTCGCTAGACCCGTCATCTGTGGACAAGGATAATGACTTGCGCCACTTGATGGAACTGGAATCGCCACGGACTTCATGGGCGTTGATGAGGATCTTAAGGGTACCGCCCCGGCACGATCTTTGTGCCGGCGTGTACCTTGCATTTGATCCTGCTGTGTCGCCGCACTATGAGCTGTTGACGATCCCTGCCATACCTGGCGCGCCTAACAAGCTAGCATTCAGAGCAGCCAAAGGAAGAAGCAGCAATGATAATGATAAGAGCCGCTTAATGGAATCGGAATGGCCACCGACTATTTGGAGGTTAAACATGTATTCATCAAGGACTGGTCAGTGGGAGGAGAGGGATTTCGTCCGCCAGGGAGAGCCGGCAGGAACAGTTGGAGACATGCTCAAAGATCGAGCTGAGCTATCTTGGGGGCCACGCCAACGCTATGCAGTGTATTATCAAGGAGCACTTTATGTGCACTGTCGAGGTTCCTTTGTTTTGAG GCTTTCATTGTCAAACGGTATATATCAAGTGATTAGAACACCATCATATGGTGAGGGCAAGATATTTGGAAAACCGTATCTAGGGAGATCAGAGAAAGGTGTGTACTTTGGAATAATTGAGGAGTCCCAACTACGGGTTTGGATCCTTAGTGAATTAAGTGAACAACGGATGGAGTGGATCTTAAAGTATGAACATGACCTTGCCCAGTATGCCCTACATCTAGGAAAATTTGAGCGCCAAATGGATGCACCTTGGATGGTACATGATGTGTCTGACACTCATCACGAGGCTGCTCATGTTGGTGCTAAAACTTCGGGGAAAGTGAGATTTGACTGGGATTCTGACAATGATGACTTTTTTACAGTTAAATTTGATCCAAATGAAGACCCCAATTTCTTTGATATTCTTGGATTCCATCCTTGCAAGGGTCTTTCTGAATCAAATGTTTAG